Below is a genomic region from Macaca thibetana thibetana isolate TM-01 chromosome 1, ASM2454274v1, whole genome shotgun sequence.
AGTTAAGTCCATGCGTCTCATGTCTTGATCTCTGGGGAATTCAATACTAGAAAGAGCTTGGAAAagcattttgttcatttgttcatcccTCTAACAGCAGACGTCACCCAGGTCAGTCAAAAGGAACGCCCGAGTAAGAGGCGAGGTGGCTTCTGCTGTTAGGCTGGCCAGCCCCAGGGGTGGGGAGGTTGAGGGATGCCCTCAAGCCGGTTCATCTGTGCGGCTGGGCTGCCCTCTGGCGGCTTTATGCGGGTGCCATCCAGAGTCAAACCCTCGAAATCGCTTTTCGGACTGAGTTGTCTCCAGAAAGAAGAACAGGTTTAGGAGGAAGGCGGTCATAGGAAACTGAAAGTGCGTCACGCTCACTCCCGTCACGGAAACTGGTCTCTAAAAGGTGGGGTAAAGATAAAGCTTTTCAAATTTGAGGAAGACTTTCCGTCCCGCCTCCCTTGCATGTCCGGCTTACAGTCGTTTACGACAGTGTCAGGATCGCGGGCTTGCTTTCCGGTAGCGTGGGCTGACGCCTCGCTCAATTTCCCACAGGGCTGCGCAGGTTTGCCCCTTCTGCGAATGGACCACTGGAGGGGTTCAAAGGTTCGCGTCCCAATACGGGAATGAGCCTCTTTGATCTCTTCCGGGGCTTTTTCGGCTTTCCTGGACCTCGGAGGTGAGAGTAGGTCCGGCTTGGACAAGGGTGGGGGTCGTCTGAGGGGAGCTTGACCCCTACGTCttattttttggaaaaacatCCTCTGTCCCACTCCTTCAACTCCTGTAGAGAGGACAGAAGTCGCAACATTGAATACTCACCCCGCCACAGTAACCAAGGCGGTCGTTAAGAGGAGAAACAGCAAACTAAGCCTTTCTCCAACCTGGGGTGATGCAACAGGGACCCGGGCGGGGAAGACAATGGGGGTCGGGAGGATAGGACAGTGAGCAAGTGAGCAGGACcttgggagagaggggagggactCTGGGGGAAGGTGTAAGAAGGGAGCTGCGAGCTGAGGTCTGactttgataaaaaaaaaaaaaaaaaaaagaaagaaagaaagaaagaaaaagaactgtcaGCCATTGTATTAATGTTTTGATGCGGCAACCAGTCCTCCGACCCTCTCCCCAGCTTCCCAGACCACTTGCTCTTGTCCCACTTTGCCACCCATGAGTTGATTTTATGGCTTAAATCGTGCTGACATCTTGGTGGCCAATCTGCCTCCACTCTCAGCCACAGAGATCCCTTTTTTGGAGGGATGACTcgagatgaagatgatgatgaggaagaagaggaagaagggggtTCATGGGGCCGTGGGAACCCAAGGTTCCATAGTCCTCAGCACCCCCCTGAGGAATTTGGCTTCGGCTtcagcttcagcccaggaggaggGATACGTTTCCACGATAACTTCGGCTTTGATGACCTAGTACGAGATTTCAATAGCATCTTCAGCGATATGGGGGCCTGGACCTTGCCTTCCCATCCTCCTGGTGTGTGGCTTTCCCTGAGGGACAACCTGCGGTTTCTAGTGGGTTGGTGGGTGAAATAAAGAGCCTGCAGGGAGTAGCTGGGGGATGGGAAGTGTGAGAAGACTGATGATTTCAGGGAGATTTAAAGAGCCCAAGTCCTTTCCCACCCCAGCAAACACCTGCCACCTTTCTGCAGAACTCCCAGGTCCTGAGTCAGAGACACCTGGTGAGAGACTGCGGGAGGGACAGACACTTCGGGACTCAATGCTTAAGTATCCAGATAGTCACCAGCCCAGGATCTTTGGGGGGGTCTTGGAGAGTGATGGAAGAAGTGAATCCCCCAAACCAGCACCAGACTGGGGCTCCCAGAGACCATTTCATAGTGTGAGTATCCCATCGGGTCCTAAAGTGAGAGCTTGTGAGAGACCACTAATAAAGTGCAAagactggccaggcgcggtggctaacgcctgtaataccgacactttgggagaccgagggtggatcacctgaggtcaggagttcgagactagcctggtcaacatggtgaaaccatgtctctactaaaaatacagaaaattagccgggcgtggtggcgggcacctgtaatcccagctactcgggaggctgaggcaggagaattggttgaacccaggaggtggagactcttgtcaaaaaaaaaaaagtacaaagattgcacttttttttttttgagacccagccttgctctgttacccaggctgtggtgtagtgtcacaatctcagctcactgcaacctccaattcccagattcaagtgattctcctacctcagcctcctgagtagctgggattacagtcacctgccaaacgcccgactaatttttgtatttttagtaaaggcggtgtttcaccatattggccaggctgctttcgagctcctgacctcaggtggtccacccaccttggcctcccaaagtgctggaattacaggtgtgagccaacatgcctggccaaagATTGCAATTCTTGTTTGAATCTGACAGCCTTGGGCTGGAATCCTAAGCCCTCCATttagtgttttctgttttctctattaaGCTTGTGGGATTTTCTTTGGGGGGGGAGATGG
It encodes:
- the HAX1 gene encoding HCLS1-associated protein X-1 isoform X1, whose amino-acid sequence is MSLFDLFRGFFGFPGPRSHRDPFFGGMTRDEDDDEEEEEEGGSWGRGNPRFHSPQHPPEEFGFGFSFSPGGGIRFHDNFGFDDLVRDFNSIFSDMGAWTLPSHPPELPGPESETPGERLREGQTLRDSMLKYPDSHQPRIFGGVLESDGRSESPKPAPDWGSQRPFHSFDDIWPVDPHPRTREDNDLDSQVSQEGLGPVLQPQPKSYFKSISVTKITKPDGIVEERRTVVDSEGRTETTVTRHEAESSPRGDPESPRPPALDDAFSILDLFLGRWFRSR
- the HAX1 gene encoding HCLS1-associated protein X-1 isoform X2, producing the protein MSLFDLFRGFFGFPGPRSFSPGGGIRFHDNFGFDDLVRDFNSIFSDMGAWTLPSHPPELPGPESETPGERLREGQTLRDSMLKYPDSHQPRIFGGVLESDGRSESPKPAPDWGSQRPFHSFDDIWPVDPHPRTREDNDLDSQVSQEGLGPVLQPQPKSYFKSISVTKITKPDGIVEERRTVVDSEGRTETTVTRHEAESSPRGDPESPRPPALDDAFSILDLFLGRWFRSR